Proteins from a genomic interval of Sphingobacterium lactis:
- a CDS encoding ankyrin repeat domain-containing protein yields MLEKTPFIQAVESKNFEEAILLFNQGARIPDTAKSYDYPQFYDSILRNKGYDLLMAMADAGTIERDIYALDDWNNSIFSSLLNVRNADEDYLVFLKEFVAGSENINDEVNGHTLLSYAIEKSVNPSIFQALIEAGCSVNFRTNAEDNLLHLIIKKHGITPDNLETYTQILLAEGVDINDTNKVEQTALHLALNSNKKSIVDTLLAHGAQPNLQDSNGISAYHIAIAHKFDLEVYDRLSQYETMDFEQRNIDGVKALHEYLRMIQGQQEEHPKLLLRLLEDGADLTSTSPHYQREVSGWDWIAKKKASLFEQVLAHQDIDIDHQDDTGNTLLHKVVSVDSNHDQQVARETYKKVKKLLDLGASPNLTNNAEQTPMMIAAEDNLKNKTVELLLLAQQKEN; encoded by the coding sequence ATGCTAGAAAAGACGCCATTTATCCAAGCTGTAGAAAGCAAGAATTTTGAGGAAGCCATCCTACTATTCAATCAGGGTGCACGCATTCCCGACACAGCAAAATCATACGATTACCCCCAATTCTATGATTCTATCCTGCGGAATAAGGGCTATGACCTCCTGATGGCGATGGCCGATGCCGGCACCATCGAGCGCGACATCTATGCCCTCGACGATTGGAACAACAGTATATTCAGCAGTCTCCTCAACGTGAGAAATGCGGATGAAGACTACCTCGTTTTCCTGAAGGAATTTGTCGCCGGATCGGAGAATATCAATGATGAAGTCAATGGACACACTTTGTTAAGTTACGCCATTGAAAAGTCAGTGAACCCCTCCATATTCCAAGCCTTAATCGAAGCTGGCTGTTCGGTCAATTTCAGGACCAATGCTGAGGATAACTTACTACACCTTATCATTAAGAAACACGGCATAACTCCCGATAATCTAGAAACATATACCCAGATATTGCTTGCTGAAGGCGTAGACATCAACGACACGAATAAGGTGGAACAAACAGCGCTGCATCTCGCATTGAACTCCAATAAAAAGTCGATTGTGGACACCTTACTGGCGCATGGCGCTCAACCTAACCTTCAGGACAGCAATGGTATTTCGGCCTACCACATTGCCATTGCACATAAGTTCGATCTGGAAGTATACGACAGGCTATCACAATACGAAACGATGGATTTCGAACAGCGGAATATCGATGGGGTGAAAGCCTTGCATGAATACCTACGGATGATCCAAGGCCAGCAGGAGGAACATCCGAAATTATTGCTGCGGCTATTGGAAGATGGCGCAGACCTGACCAGCACTTCGCCCCATTACCAAAGGGAGGTGTCCGGTTGGGATTGGATCGCCAAAAAGAAAGCAAGCCTATTCGAACAGGTATTGGCCCATCAGGATATCGATATTGATCATCAAGATGATACTGGCAACACCTTATTGCACAAGGTTGTATCTGTAGACAGCAATCATGATCAGCAGGTCGCTCGCGAAACCTACAAAAAGGTAAAGAAACTGTTGGATCTTGGCGCATCCCCCAACCTCACCAATAATGCGGAACAAACACCGATGATGATTGCCGCAGAGGATAACCTGAAGAACAAAACGGTCGAATTATTATTACTAGCACAACAAAAAGAGAACTAG
- a CDS encoding c-type cytochrome: protein MKRKIITLVALCAMVAGLSAFHHADQEHPRPTNLKVLPKNISHEELDKTMKSFNMALGVKCNHCHAPKANGEKGLDFASDQNPKKNVAREMIKMTKKINKKYLNHEHDGMVMNISCNTCHNGKTEPFTIEK, encoded by the coding sequence ATGAAAAGAAAAATAATCACACTCGTCGCATTATGTGCGATGGTGGCAGGGCTAAGTGCCTTTCATCATGCAGATCAGGAGCACCCTCGTCCAACCAACCTGAAAGTCCTGCCGAAGAACATCAGCCATGAGGAATTGGACAAGACAATGAAATCATTCAATATGGCATTGGGCGTAAAATGTAACCATTGCCATGCGCCAAAGGCGAATGGCGAGAAAGGGTTAGACTTTGCTTCGGATCAAAATCCAAAGAAAAATGTCGCTCGGGAGATGATCAAGATGACGAAAAAAATCAATAAGAAATACCTTAACCACGAACATGATGGGATGGTCATGAACATTTCCTGCAATACCTGTCATAACGGAAAAACAGAACCTTTTACCATTGAAAAATAA
- a CDS encoding STM3941 family protein: MESFEFKYGKGQQQKIALFFLVIGIVGLVFIYYVYFVDTRALIMWKVTSVFLALLGFGAFLKLILAPKDPNEVALRIDAQGITGKTTPVAKAAGLIDWEDITHIDHSGNMMFVQVINPEKYAQRMKNFFVKDTFMKTNKGYINFSLMELNATEAEIHSAITKFYN, from the coding sequence ATGGAATCATTTGAATTTAAATACGGAAAAGGTCAACAGCAAAAAATTGCGCTATTTTTCCTAGTCATAGGAATCGTTGGGCTGGTATTTATCTACTATGTTTATTTTGTCGACACACGCGCACTGATCATGTGGAAGGTCACTTCCGTTTTCCTGGCACTTTTGGGCTTTGGGGCATTTTTAAAATTGATTTTGGCGCCCAAAGATCCGAATGAGGTTGCCTTGCGCATCGATGCGCAGGGAATCACGGGCAAGACAACACCTGTGGCCAAAGCTGCAGGACTGATTGACTGGGAAGACATCACACATATCGATCACAGCGGGAACATGATGTTTGTGCAAGTAATCAATCCGGAGAAGTATGCACAGCGCATGAAAAACTTCTTTGTGAAGGACACCTTTATGAAAACCAACAAAGGATATATTAATTTTTCCCTTATGGAATTGAATGCAACGGAAGCTGAAATTCATAGTGCAATAACGAAATTCTACAATTAA
- a CDS encoding GH92 family glycosyl hydrolase — MIRNYRNLRKLLLLAMMPTLAFAQQNNLKQYVKPLIGTAKMGHTFPGATVPFGAVQLSPDTDTIPYAVNGKYTGDVYKYCAGYQYDDPTIVGFSHTHFSGTGHSDLGDILVMPTQGKVQLNPGTADQPQSGYRSPYSHANETAEPNYYKVKLDKHQILAELTTTKRVGFHRYTFPKSDQSHLILDLTAGIYNYEGKNVWTVVRALNDSTITGYRQTNGWARTRTVYFAIRTSKPFKNYGAKYYDKNVQYKGFWRKFNQEDNFPDLAAHNIKMHLDFDTEDQEQVMMKVALSPVSMKNALENMDYETPDWNFEQTLKSGQDEWEKELQRFQVDMLNKEDLVNFYTSVYHANLMPTVYMDVNGEYKGLDQEVHKAEGFTNYTSFSLWDTFRAFHPWLNLVDPKRNADIVSSMMAHYDQSVLKMLPIWSHYANENWCMSGYHSVSVVVDAIMKGTYEGDAEAALAACVQTAKARRYEGIGEYMDLGYVPDDVNGTSVSNTLEYAYDDWCIAQLAKKLGKEDIAAEFSKRAENWRNLYDPSIGFMRPKDSKGVFRANFDVLDTHGQGFIEGNTWNYSLYVPHQPEQLMEVMGGQQKFESYLDSLFTMHLPDKYFANTEDITREGIIGNYVHGNEPSHHVAYLYNQTKSPWKTQERIRQIIRNQYHNGAAGLGGNDDCGQMSAWYLFSSLGFYPVAPGENVYWLGSPLVKSASIHLQNGRKLEVIAKNQSEKNMYVSKALWNGKEIKDFKINHEDIMAGGTLEFVMTAKPKK, encoded by the coding sequence ATGATCAGAAACTACCGAAACCTTCGAAAGCTACTGCTGTTGGCGATGATGCCGACACTGGCCTTTGCGCAACAGAACAACCTCAAACAATATGTGAAGCCCTTGATCGGGACCGCCAAGATGGGACATACCTTCCCAGGTGCGACAGTACCTTTTGGCGCCGTGCAGCTAAGTCCGGACACCGATACCATTCCCTACGCTGTAAATGGCAAGTATACGGGTGATGTCTACAAGTATTGTGCGGGCTACCAATACGACGACCCTACCATTGTGGGATTCAGCCATACGCATTTCTCAGGAACGGGACACTCCGACCTGGGCGATATCCTCGTGATGCCCACCCAGGGTAAGGTCCAATTGAACCCAGGCACTGCCGACCAACCGCAAAGCGGCTACAGGTCACCCTACAGCCATGCGAATGAAACTGCAGAACCCAACTATTACAAGGTTAAACTGGATAAGCACCAGATCCTTGCCGAGCTTACAACCACCAAACGTGTCGGTTTCCACCGGTATACTTTTCCAAAATCGGATCAATCACACCTCATCCTAGACCTTACTGCCGGAATCTACAATTACGAGGGCAAGAATGTATGGACCGTCGTGCGGGCATTGAACGACTCCACCATCACGGGATACCGCCAAACCAACGGATGGGCAAGAACACGGACCGTTTATTTCGCAATCCGTACGTCCAAGCCTTTCAAGAATTATGGCGCTAAATATTACGACAAGAACGTACAGTACAAAGGATTTTGGCGGAAATTCAATCAGGAGGATAATTTCCCTGATCTAGCTGCCCATAACATCAAGATGCATCTGGATTTCGATACGGAAGATCAGGAACAGGTGATGATGAAAGTCGCCCTTAGCCCGGTGAGCATGAAGAATGCGCTGGAAAATATGGACTACGAGACACCGGATTGGAATTTTGAGCAGACGCTCAAAAGCGGCCAAGATGAATGGGAAAAGGAATTACAGCGCTTTCAGGTCGATATGCTCAATAAGGAAGATCTGGTGAATTTCTACACGTCGGTGTATCACGCCAATTTGATGCCTACGGTTTACATGGATGTCAATGGCGAATACAAAGGTCTGGATCAAGAGGTACATAAAGCAGAAGGATTTACAAATTACACGTCATTTTCACTCTGGGATACGTTCCGCGCCTTCCACCCGTGGTTGAATTTGGTAGATCCTAAACGAAATGCGGACATTGTTTCCTCGATGATGGCGCATTACGACCAATCCGTTTTGAAGATGTTGCCGATCTGGTCCCACTATGCCAATGAGAACTGGTGTATGAGCGGGTACCATTCTGTTTCCGTTGTGGTGGATGCCATCATGAAAGGCACGTATGAGGGCGATGCGGAAGCAGCATTGGCTGCCTGTGTACAGACCGCGAAAGCACGCCGCTATGAAGGCATCGGTGAATACATGGATCTGGGATATGTACCTGACGATGTAAACGGCACTTCAGTTTCAAATACTTTGGAATATGCCTACGATGATTGGTGTATCGCACAGCTTGCCAAGAAATTGGGTAAGGAGGATATCGCGGCGGAATTCAGCAAAAGAGCCGAAAATTGGCGCAATCTTTACGACCCAAGCATTGGTTTCATGCGTCCTAAGGACAGCAAGGGCGTTTTCAGGGCCAACTTCGATGTCCTTGACACGCACGGCCAGGGCTTTATTGAAGGCAACACCTGGAACTATTCCTTATACGTACCGCACCAGCCTGAACAATTGATGGAAGTGATGGGCGGACAGCAGAAATTTGAATCCTACCTGGATTCCCTGTTCACGATGCACCTACCGGATAAATACTTTGCTAACACAGAAGATATTACACGTGAAGGTATTATCGGGAATTACGTTCATGGCAATGAGCCTTCGCACCACGTCGCTTATCTGTACAACCAGACCAAGAGTCCATGGAAGACGCAGGAACGTATTCGCCAGATTATCCGCAACCAATACCACAATGGCGCGGCAGGCTTAGGTGGAAATGATGACTGTGGACAGATGTCAGCATGGTATCTGTTCAGCTCCTTGGGCTTCTACCCTGTTGCTCCAGGGGAAAACGTGTACTGGTTAGGCAGTCCTCTGGTAAAATCAGCATCCATACACTTGCAGAACGGCAGAAAACTGGAGGTCATTGCCAAGAACCAATCGGAAAAAAACATGTACGTGAGCAAGGCATTGTGGAATGGTAAGGAAATCAAGGATTTCAAAATCAATCATGAGGATATCATGGCTGGCGGAACATTGGAATTTGTAATGACAGCCAAACCCAAGAAGTAA
- a CDS encoding DoxX family protein gives MNDKTAIGLLLLRLFLGIRIIYGVMDNLFSWEHMQEFAGFLASFHFPVPIVSAVTSVLIQSICGLLILIGWQTRWAAGLLAVNFIVALTMVHFRNGDTIEAMTPPLAILFISAALAFTGPGRYAVDKM, from the coding sequence ATGAACGACAAAACCGCTATAGGACTGCTGCTCCTACGCCTATTCCTAGGGATCCGCATTATTTACGGGGTCATGGACAATCTATTCAGCTGGGAACACATGCAGGAATTTGCCGGCTTTCTAGCATCTTTCCATTTTCCCGTCCCGATTGTATCTGCTGTTACTTCCGTGCTGATTCAATCGATCTGTGGGCTTTTAATACTGATCGGTTGGCAGACACGCTGGGCTGCAGGACTCCTTGCCGTAAATTTCATCGTTGCACTGACCATGGTTCATTTCCGCAATGGGGACACCATCGAGGCAATGACTCCGCCATTAGCCATCCTTTTTATTTCGGCCGCATTGGCCTTTACAGGCCCTGGAAGGTATGCTGTAGATAAAATGTAG
- a CDS encoding phosphatase PAP2 family protein, whose protein sequence is MMCVLVFKYISQIDRVVVKSAGVLLLTMCIGLSAYAQRADTARFQEGEAVDGKVSPMYHREYAVPAVFLTFGIVSLRNPYIKHQDRGLRDGLQRDNHDRFPIDDYTQYVPTASFLALDLLGVEAKHNFKSRLFTGLVAHGLMAGTVNLMKGSLPVMRPDHSAANSFPSGHTATAFVGAELMWQEYRHQSVWYGVSAYAVAAGTGFFRMYNNKHWFSDVVMGAGVGILSVKAAYLLLPLVEGRLKGKKRAYVLIPTYNGEQYGLSLHCSLH, encoded by the coding sequence ATGATGTGTGTTTTGGTTTTTAAATACATTTCCCAGATTGATCGTGTCGTGGTAAAAAGTGCCGGGGTCTTACTGCTGACGATGTGTATAGGTCTTTCAGCATATGCGCAGCGGGCGGATACGGCTCGATTTCAGGAGGGTGAAGCTGTGGATGGGAAAGTATCCCCAATGTATCACCGTGAATATGCCGTTCCGGCCGTATTCTTGACGTTTGGGATTGTATCGCTCCGCAATCCCTACATCAAACATCAGGACCGCGGGCTACGCGACGGGTTGCAACGGGACAACCATGATCGCTTTCCGATCGATGACTATACGCAATATGTACCGACGGCCTCTTTTTTGGCGTTAGATCTGCTCGGGGTCGAAGCAAAGCATAATTTTAAGTCGCGATTATTTACGGGTTTAGTAGCGCATGGACTGATGGCCGGGACAGTCAACCTGATGAAGGGAAGCCTGCCCGTCATGCGACCGGACCATTCCGCAGCTAACTCTTTCCCTTCAGGACATACGGCAACCGCATTTGTAGGGGCAGAGCTGATGTGGCAGGAATACAGGCACCAATCCGTCTGGTATGGCGTTTCGGCGTATGCAGTCGCTGCAGGAACCGGCTTTTTCAGGATGTACAATAATAAACATTGGTTTTCAGATGTCGTAATGGGGGCAGGGGTAGGCATTTTAAGCGTCAAAGCGGCCTATCTGCTGCTCCCTTTGGTGGAAGGCAGGTTGAAGGGAAAGAAACGCGCATACGTCCTGATTCCGACCTATAATGGGGAGCAATATGGGCTATCGTTGCACTGTAGCCTCCATTGA
- a CDS encoding prolyl oligopeptidase family serine peptidase, whose amino-acid sequence MTKHLLLTLSLLLCVAFGSSAQLKSYKSKSGYSYWVRTPTNLKPTDKLPVIIFLHGRSLSGHDLNRVKRYGVLRAIERGKDLDAIVIAPQTSNGWNPDKVIEVLDKVLKDYPADEQRVYVCGMSMGGYGTMDVAGKYPDRIAAAVAICGGGTKSYACNLTQVPLWIQHGSADTAVPASESKKIYNAIKKCDKNADATLTIIPGGTHGSVERLFHGEKIYDFMFRYKKNDKALTYSKKRK is encoded by the coding sequence ATGACAAAACATCTCCTATTGACGCTGAGTCTGCTGCTATGCGTTGCATTTGGCAGTTCTGCACAGCTAAAGTCGTATAAATCAAAATCTGGCTACTCCTATTGGGTTCGCACGCCGACCAACCTGAAACCCACTGATAAACTTCCTGTTATTATCTTCCTGCACGGACGGAGTCTTTCTGGCCATGACCTGAACCGCGTGAAGCGCTATGGGGTATTACGTGCCATTGAGCGCGGAAAAGATCTTGACGCCATCGTCATTGCACCGCAAACTTCCAACGGCTGGAACCCTGACAAAGTAATTGAAGTATTGGATAAGGTATTAAAGGATTATCCAGCTGATGAACAGCGCGTTTATGTGTGCGGCATGAGCATGGGAGGCTACGGCACCATGGATGTAGCCGGTAAGTATCCGGACCGCATTGCTGCAGCTGTCGCCATCTGCGGAGGAGGCACCAAAAGCTATGCCTGCAACCTAACGCAGGTACCGCTATGGATCCAGCATGGAAGTGCCGATACGGCTGTTCCAGCATCCGAATCCAAAAAGATCTACAATGCGATCAAGAAATGCGATAAGAACGCCGATGCGACCCTAACGATCATCCCCGGCGGTACGCACGGAAGTGTGGAGCGGTTATTTCATGGCGAGAAGATCTATGATTTCATGTTCCGTTACAAAAAGAACGACAAGGCCCTTACCTACAGCAAGAAAAGAAAATAA
- a CDS encoding DUF4091 domain-containing protein produces the protein MKIQKALFAALLAGTLIHLPISHLFAQSPLPVQFNELPDPIDKKLINWSGVKSGMQASFVSTDLRFPKSLAPTVEQKDALQIRGWRGEKLNAQVLLWTTEPKDNIEVKVTTLSSTNNKLPNTATSTHFLRYVMTDEFGPGCGHRKPENFAASLSPDMLDNLTSYSMEGNTVRPVWIKVAIPRDAAAGQYAGTVEISVAGKPFKSLALEVEVIDQTLPEPKDWKFHLDQWQHPSAVARVEGVAMWSDAHFKAMEPVMKLLADAGQKVITATVNKDPWNVQTYDPYADMITWTKNSDGTWSYDYQVFDRWINFMSDLGINQMINCYSIIPWNNEIHYRDAKTGKTINVVAKPGTPVFEELWTPFLQDFSKHLKAKGWLEKTNIAIDEREREQMDAALTLMKKVSPELGVSYADNQKTYQRYPESEDISIAVGHPYEKQDILDRQKRGLNSTFYICCSDAFPNQFTFSDPGESTYLGWYALATGFDGLLRWAFNSWVENPLQDSRFRTWPAGDTYIVYPKARTSIRYERMLEGIQDYEKARIVLEKLKAKNDSNQLTALQQAIDKLGNNTRYEGWNTDLNNAKKLLNDISTNL, from the coding sequence ATGAAAATTCAGAAAGCCTTATTTGCTGCTCTCCTTGCGGGCACACTCATTCATCTGCCCATTTCCCACTTATTTGCGCAAAGCCCTTTACCTGTACAATTCAATGAACTGCCTGACCCCATTGATAAGAAGCTTATCAACTGGTCCGGTGTGAAGTCGGGTATGCAGGCCTCCTTCGTCAGTACCGATCTCCGATTCCCGAAATCCTTGGCGCCGACCGTCGAGCAAAAAGACGCTTTGCAGATCCGCGGCTGGAGGGGTGAGAAGCTAAATGCCCAAGTCCTGCTGTGGACAACAGAACCCAAAGATAATATTGAAGTAAAAGTCACAACCCTTTCATCTACAAATAATAAACTACCAAATACCGCAACGAGCACCCATTTCCTCCGTTATGTGATGACTGATGAGTTCGGTCCAGGCTGTGGGCATCGCAAGCCGGAGAATTTCGCGGCTTCCTTATCACCGGATATGCTGGACAACCTGACAAGTTATTCTATGGAAGGCAATACGGTTCGACCGGTGTGGATCAAGGTGGCCATTCCGCGTGATGCAGCCGCAGGGCAATATGCAGGGACTGTTGAAATTTCAGTTGCAGGGAAACCGTTTAAATCCCTGGCACTTGAGGTCGAGGTTATCGATCAGACCCTACCCGAGCCGAAGGATTGGAAGTTCCACCTGGATCAATGGCAACACCCTTCAGCAGTCGCTCGAGTAGAAGGCGTAGCCATGTGGTCCGATGCACACTTCAAAGCAATGGAACCGGTCATGAAATTGCTTGCCGATGCTGGACAGAAGGTTATCACGGCCACCGTGAACAAGGACCCATGGAATGTGCAGACCTATGATCCTTACGCCGATATGATTACCTGGACGAAAAATAGCGATGGCACCTGGTCCTATGACTACCAAGTCTTTGACCGATGGATTAATTTTATGTCCGACCTTGGGATCAATCAAATGATAAACTGCTACTCCATTATCCCTTGGAACAATGAGATCCATTATCGGGATGCGAAGACCGGAAAGACCATCAACGTGGTCGCCAAACCGGGCACTCCGGTATTCGAAGAACTCTGGACACCCTTCCTGCAGGACTTTAGTAAGCACCTGAAAGCAAAGGGCTGGTTAGAAAAAACCAACATCGCCATCGATGAGCGCGAACGGGAACAAATGGATGCCGCCTTAACGCTAATGAAGAAGGTAAGCCCTGAATTGGGCGTTTCCTATGCCGATAATCAGAAAACCTACCAGCGGTACCCCGAAAGCGAGGACATCAGTATTGCTGTAGGACATCCCTATGAAAAGCAGGACATTCTGGATCGGCAGAAACGGGGTTTGAACAGCACGTTCTACATCTGTTGTTCGGATGCCTTCCCTAACCAGTTTACTTTTTCGGATCCGGGGGAATCCACCTATCTGGGCTGGTATGCGCTAGCGACCGGTTTTGATGGCCTACTGCGTTGGGCTTTTAACTCCTGGGTGGAAAATCCGCTCCAGGATTCTCGATTTAGAACCTGGCCCGCCGGAGATACCTATATTGTGTATCCCAAAGCCCGAACCTCCATACGTTACGAACGAATGTTGGAAGGCATTCAGGATTACGAGAAAGCACGTATTGTCCTGGAAAAATTGAAAGCGAAGAATGACAGTAACCAATTGACAGCATTGCAACAGGCAATAGACAAGCTTGGGAACAACACCCGATACGAGGGTTGGAATACGGACTTGAACAACGCCAAAAAGCTGTTGAACGACATATCCACCAATCTCTAA
- a CDS encoding ankyrin repeat domain-containing protein produces MSFIIACEGGKRKIAELLLANKEVDVAYTDEKGRTALHYAAHRGYLDLVKILVEEGADIDYEDHQGETPLFFACLQKQKQTAVYLIERGANCALNDLKGNSLLHLTASTGQSDVLQLLLDKGLDVNLSNNNTDTPLLLAVTNRSTEAAKILLQAGADPAASNKIGNTALLLATKSRQIPMVQLLLDNGADVNQTNQLGESPLLVACYEGNKAIVNLLLDHGADVNLSNENGMSPIWYACAHNQKEIVATLLDHGLDVNHARPVTGNVQALYGYLDYVETNSNLSLDAQFNFNAHLDQGGESLLHHAVKNGHLSMVKLLIERGAAINQQDESGNSALHYAAANGKKDVLKYLLENQADPQVVNIKEQKAIDYANIKGFNEITALLLQFGSPASHAVAAPPPQPQHVANTGVDKKKALMDLKELLDAGILTQDEFNAEKAKILQG; encoded by the coding sequence ATGTCATTTATAATCGCCTGCGAAGGCGGAAAACGAAAGATAGCAGAATTACTGTTGGCCAACAAGGAGGTCGATGTTGCATATACCGATGAAAAGGGGCGTACAGCGCTCCACTATGCCGCACATCGCGGCTACTTGGATCTGGTGAAGATCCTTGTGGAGGAGGGTGCAGACATTGATTATGAAGATCATCAGGGGGAAACACCCCTATTCTTTGCCTGTTTGCAAAAGCAGAAACAAACGGCTGTGTACCTGATTGAGCGAGGAGCCAATTGTGCCTTGAACGATCTCAAAGGAAACAGCTTACTTCATCTCACGGCCTCTACCGGCCAGTCGGATGTGCTGCAACTCCTTTTGGATAAAGGCCTGGATGTCAACCTATCGAATAACAACACCGACACCCCTTTGCTTTTAGCGGTGACCAACCGCAGCACCGAAGCCGCAAAAATATTGCTACAGGCTGGTGCAGATCCGGCAGCATCCAACAAGATTGGCAATACCGCTCTATTGCTGGCGACCAAGAGTCGGCAGATCCCCATGGTCCAATTGCTGTTGGATAACGGTGCAGATGTCAATCAGACCAATCAGCTTGGGGAAAGCCCCTTGCTTGTAGCCTGTTATGAGGGCAACAAGGCAATCGTTAACCTGCTGCTGGACCATGGAGCGGATGTCAATCTAAGCAATGAAAACGGCATGTCTCCCATCTGGTACGCCTGTGCACACAATCAGAAAGAAATCGTTGCCACCCTATTGGACCATGGCCTGGATGTGAACCACGCCCGCCCAGTCACTGGAAATGTACAAGCGCTTTATGGCTACCTGGACTATGTGGAAACCAACAGCAACCTTTCTCTGGATGCGCAGTTTAATTTCAATGCGCACCTAGACCAGGGTGGCGAGAGCCTCTTGCACCATGCCGTTAAAAATGGGCACCTGAGCATGGTGAAACTCCTCATTGAGCGGGGCGCTGCCATCAACCAACAGGATGAGTCCGGTAATTCGGCATTGCATTATGCAGCCGCCAATGGTAAGAAAGATGTTCTGAAATATCTTTTGGAAAACCAAGCTGATCCGCAAGTGGTGAATATTAAAGAACAGAAGGCCATTGATTACGCCAATATCAAAGGATTCAATGAAATTACGGCACTCCTGCTGCAGTTCGGGTCTCCAGCTTCGCATGCAGTTGCGGCACCACCGCCCCAACCGCAGCACGTAGCCAATACCGGAGTTGACAAGAAAAAAGCCCTTATGGACCTCAAAGAACTTTTGGACGCTGGCATATTGACCCAGGATGAATTCAATGCTGAAAAAGCAAAGATTCTTCAGGGATAG